The sequence below is a genomic window from Polyangiaceae bacterium.
CTGAAGGCGACGCCGAGCGTCAGCAACTCCTTCGTGTCCGTCCAGCCGCTCTTGCCGTCGCCCATTCGCGAAGAGGTAGAGCTCGCCGTCAAGGAGATGCGTGTCGGCAGCACTCTGGACCAAGCGCTGTTGAACATGGGAGGACGCATCGCCAGTCGTCAGGTCGATTCCGGCCTCTCCGCCATCCTCATTGGTCGTCAGCTCGGCGGCGACCTGCCCAAGATCCTGGAAACCACGGCAAACAGCTTGCGCGAGATGATCCGTCTCGAAGGCGTGGTCCAGTCCAAGACGGCAGAAGGCAAGTCCCAGATGTGGCTGCTCGGTCTGTTCCCGTTCTTCTTCGCCATGGCGCTGAACGGGCTGCAGCCGGGTTTCTTCGATCCCTTGAAGGAGCCGATCATGGGTTGGGTGATCGCGGGCGTCGCCGGCATATTCTGGTTGGGGTCCGTGCTGTGGGCCCGCGCCATCCTCTCGGTGGACATATGAACGCGGGCTACGTCTTCTATCGATTCCTGTTCATCGGAACGATGGCGGCAGCGCTGCTCATCGCCGTGTACGCCCTTGCCAGCGCGCCGTCCCGCGTGGCGAGCCGGCTCGGTATGCGGGGCCTCAAGCGGCAGCGCGCCCTCGAAGAGAACGAGCTATGGGCGGGGATCGAGCCTCTGGTCCGCTGGCTCGGGGTACGGGTCAGCGGCATCATGAGCGACGACCAGCACCGAGCTCTCGACAAGAAGCTCGCGCTGGCGGGGGATTGGCTCGGGATCACGCCGGAGGAGTTCGTAGGTCTGAGCATCTTGTCGTTCTTCGGCGGACTCACATTCGGTGGCGTCGCTGGAATGATGACGGACATGGGCGTCGTGATGGTGTTCGTCGTGGGTCCCATCGGCGGCGCGTTGCCCTGGATGCAGATGTCCGGCATCGCGGCGGATCGCATGAAGGGCATCAACCGCGGTCTGCCCTACGCCGTGGACTTGATCGCGCTGGCAATGAGCGCGGGCAAGGACTTTCCCGGTGCGCTGCGACAGGTCGTCGAGAAGAGCAGCGATCCCGACGATCCGCTCACGGAAGAGTTCGCCCGCATCCTTCAGGAGCTGTCGATCGGACGCACGCGCAAGATGGCGATGATCTCGTTCGCGGAGCGCAATCCCAGTGATGCCGTCGCGGAGTTCGTGAACTCGGTCGTGCAAGCGGAGGAGAAGGGCAACCCGCTCGCGGACGTGCTCCAGATCCAGGCGGGCATGAGCCGCATGCGCCGCAGCGTGAACGCGGAAAAAGCGGCAGCAAAAGCCGGCGTTCAGATGGTGGGCCCCTTGGCGCTGGTGCTGATTTGCATCCTCGCGCTGATCATGGGACCGATGATGCTGAAGCTCGGCAAGTACGCCGACGAGGGATGAATGCTCGCGCTCAAGTTCGACATCCGACACCCTGACGGCCGCGTCGAAGAGCTGCGGCTGGAGGGGGATCGCGCCATGATCGGAAGTGGCGCCCACTGCGAAATCCGTCTACCGGTGGACCAAGCCGAGATCGAGCACATCTTGGTGCAGGCCACGCCCGGCGGCGTGGCCGCAGAGGCCCGCAGCTTCAACCCGCAACCCACGGTGAACGGCGCTCCGTTCATGCGCACGCAGCTGGTGCCGGGCTCCGTGCTGGGGGTTGGCTACTACCAGATCGTCGTCACCCCCCTCGAGGTCGGCGCCGGCGCGGGCCCCGCGCAGAAGGAAGAGGGCACCAGCCGCACCACGCTGTTGGGCGGGCTTTTCATCATCCTGGTCGGTGTCTGGTGGATCATGCAGAACCAGAACCGGAATCAAGGTCCGGACGCGCCACCTCAGGAAATCCCCGAGCTGTGGGACGCACCCATCAGCGAGTGCCCGCAGCACGAACGGGCGGCCGCCGCCGCGTACGCCGAGGACCGCTATCAGATCGCCGCCAGCAAGCAGGAGCGGCGCCCATTCCACGTTCAGGACGGCGTCGCGGCCGTCCCGCTCTACGAAGTAGCAGCCGCGTGCTTCGAGAAGGCCGGAGATCACACCTCGGCGCGCGAAGCGTCGGGGATCGCACAGAAGCTGCGCAAGGACATTTCCCAGGACTTCCGGACGCACCGCGTTCGCCTGGGGTACGCGCTCAGCCGTCAGAACTGGGCGGTGGCCCAGCACGAAGTCCGAGTGCTGCTCGACTTCCTCGACGGCAAACAGCACGACTACGTGTCCTGGCTCTCGAACATCGAGCGTCGGATTCGGTTGAAGTATGGCGACCAGATCCGGAAGCAGAAGCAAACGAAGTCGTGACCTCCGCGGCAGCGGAGCCATCGTCGCTCTGCTGCTCACGTCGGCCATCGGCTGCGGCTCGAGTCGGGTCGATCGGGTGAAGGCCGCCCAGCAGACCGCCGAGAAGGAGCAAACGCCAGAAAAGCTCGTCGCGCGCGGCAAGCTGTTCGCCCAGATGGGGGACCAGACGCGAGCCGGTCAGTACTTCAGCGCGGCCCTGGATGCGGGTGCAAAACCGGCGGAAGTGCTACCTTTGTTGATGCGGACCTACATCGCAACCAGCCGGTTCCGCAATGCCATCGCCGTGGGCGAGCAGTACCTGAAGAAGTTTCCCCGGGACTCTCGCCTGAGGTTCTTGGTCGCCACCCTGTACCTTGCCATCGAGGAGCCCGAGCACGCGCGAGAGCACCTCGATCATATCCTCGCTCAAGACATGAACAACGCCGACGCCCACTACGTGCTTGCGGTCCTGCTCCGGGACCACGGGGACTACGTGGGAGCGGATCAGCACTTTCGCCAGTATCTCAAGCTCAAACCCGAGGGACCCCACGCCGAAGAAGCGCGGGGCTCGCTCTTGAAGTCATTGCCGTGATCCCCAAGGAAGTATTCGAAGAGTCGCTGCTGGAGTTCTTCGCTCCCGTTCGTCCTTTCATGGAGGACCCGAAGGTGAGCGAGATCATGATCAATGGTCCCGACCAGGTCTTCATCGAGAAAGGCGGCAAGCTCGAGCTCACCAACGTGCGCTTCGACAGCCCGGACGAGCTGGTCGCCGCTCTGCGCAACGCAGCGCAGTTCGCCGGCAAGTTCGTGGACGAGACGCGGCCGATTCTGGAAGGACGCTTGCCCGATGGCTCGCGCCTGCAGGCCATCATTCCGCCGGTCGCGCCAGGTGGTCCGTACATTGCCATCCGTCGCTTCTTCAAGGACACGCTGACGGTAGAGCGCTTGATCGGCTTCGGAGCGCTCACGCCGGAGGCCGCGCAGGCGTTGAACGCGTTCGTTGCGGCCAAGCTCAACATCATCATCGCGGGCGGTACGGGCAGCGGCAAGACCAGCATGCTCAACGCGCTCTCCGCCTACATTCCTGATGGTGAGCGCGTGGTGGTGATCGAGGACTCCAAAGAGGTGCAGCTGCAGCGACAGCACGTCGTTCAGCTAGAGGCTCGTGCGCCCGATCCCAAGGGCCGCGGCGCCGTCACCATTCGTGATCTGTTTCGCGCGACGCTGCGCATGCGCCCGGATCGAGTGGTCATCGGCGAGATCCGCGGCGGCGAGGCATTGGACATCGTGCAGGCCATGACCAGCGGTCACGGCGGCTGCATGGGCACCTGCCACGCCACCTACCCGCGGGACACGCTCACTCGGCTCGAGACCATGTGCATGATGAGCGATATCGACATGCCCCTCACCGCCATGCGCATCCAGTTGGCGTCCGGTATCAATCTCATCGTTCAGGTGTCACGGCTCCAAGATGGCTCCCGCAAGGTGACGCACATCACCGAGGTCTTGGGCTTCGACATGGAGAGTGGGAAGTACCAGGTTCAGGACATTTTCCGGCGGACTTACCAGGGGTTGGGCCCCAACGGAGAGATCCAGAGCGATTTCGGCCCCACCGGCGTGATCCCGGAGTGCTTGGAACAGCTCCACGAACACGGTGTCGATTTGCCTTCCGTGGTATACGACGCGGCACGTCAGCGCGGAGTCGACACCGGCCATCGTGAGTAGCGGGGATGTTTACATAAGCGTTCGCGGGGGTGCGACGGACAGGCCGGAGGTGCAGCTGAAGGCCGGAACCCCCGCGGACGCCTTCAGCGTCGGCTCTGCCGGCTCGTGGAAGGTCTCCGGCCCTGGCGTGGCGCCGACGCACGGCTATTTGTACTTCGACGGCACCACGCTGTTCGTCGCCTGCGCTCCCGGTGCCATCGTGCAGCTCGGGGGGGAAGCCGTCTCGACGGACTGGAAGGTCGTGAGCATCCCGGCGGAGATCCGCGTGGGAGGCGTCACCTTGGCCGTGGCCGCCAGCTCCGCCGCCCAGCCGCCCGGTCGTTCTGCGCCGGCGCGCCCTGCAGCGAGCCAGAGGCCTCGCGCGCGTCCCCAGCAGCCCGCCCAAAAGCCGGCGCCCGCCGTGCAACACGTGCCGCCACATGCGCCACCTCGCTCGCATTCGGGTGGCGACGGCGGACATCGCGCTCCCGCCATGTCTCCCGTGGCGGGCACCATCCCCTACGACGACGAAGACGTACCCACCGCCTATCAACCAGTGCCGGAGGGCTTTAGCGTCGAGCACGACGCGGCCACGCAGGTGCAACCCGGCCTGCAGCCGGAGCCCATGGCCGACAGCGAGCGAACGCGTGTCGTGCCGCCACCTGAAGAGAAGAAGGCGAAGCCGGAGCGCCCAGCACCGCCCTCCGTTTCTCCCGCTTCGGGTGAGTCCGCCACGGTGGTGCAACCCCTCGAAGAGTTTTTGGCCAACGCCCGCGCGCAGCAATCCGCACCGCATCACGCCGCGCCGGAAATGCCGCCCGCCGCCGGCGCTCCGCCGGGCATGATGCCGCCGGCCGCCGGCTCCCCCGCGCCACAGGGTGCGGTGGGCGTCTACGTGCAGCCGCCGGAACCGACGGTCCCCGCCATGGGTCCGGCCAGCGCGTACGCAGCGGGGTTGATGCCGGGCGGCCAAGGACAACCCCAGTGGCAGCAGACTCCAGGGGGTGTTGGTCCGGGCGCGGTACCTCCCGGGGCGGCCCCGCAGGGGGCGCCGCCGGGACCCAAGGGCTCGCCGGTCGACGACATCAAGGTGAAGATCGAGACCGCGTGGCGCGACGCATCTCCCGTCCGCCGCGTGCTGTTCTTCTTGATGCCGCTGATGATCGTGGCGCTCATTGCGCACGTGCTCTTGACGGCGCGCCGCAATCGGCTGGCGGCGGAGTACGCCGCGGCGCAGGCGTCGGCCAGCGGCTTGCTCGCGTCGGCGTCGGCGGCGCCGAGTGCTTCCGCGCCGCCGACGGCGAGCGCGGTCCCCACCGTCGCGCCGCCGTCCACGCCGTCTTCCGCGCCGCCCCAACCCCCAGAAAATCCTCCCGAGGTCGAGAAACCTCCGGAAGAAAAGCTGGCCAAGGGCGAGGTCACGGACGAGCGCAAAGCGGTGGATGCCGTGGCTCGCGGAGATCTGGACAAGGCCATCGAGCTCTACTCTGCGCTGGCCAAGGCACACCCGGACGAGCCCGCGTACGCCGCGGCCGTCGAGATCCTGCAGAAGAAGAAGGGCGCGCGCTGAGCCTTCGGCGGGACTGAACACGTGTCCCGGCCGAAATGGAGGCTTGACACGAAACGCGCCACGGCTACCCTCCCGGTCCCCCAGAGTCGGGGCCCAGCCTCCATAGTGTAATGCCGACGATACAGCAGCTCATCCGCCGCGGCCGTAAGGCCATCAAGGTGAAGACCGCTTCGCCTGCGCTTCGCTCCTGCCCGCAAAAGCGTGGCGTGTGCGTGCGCGTCTACACCATCACCCCGAAGAAGCCGAACTCGGCGCTTCGCAAGGTGTGTCGTGTCCGCCTCACCAACGGGATGGAGGTCACGAGCTACATCCCGGGTGAAGGTCACAACCTTCAGGAGCACAGCGTGGTGCTCATTCGCGGTGGTCGTGTGAAGGACCTCCCGGGTGTGCGTTACCACGTCGTGCGCGGGACGCTGGACGCGTCTGGCGCCGCTGGTCCCAGCAGCACCAACAAGGCCAACCGCAACCGCAAGCGTTCCAAGTACGGCGTCAAGCGCCCGAAGCAGTAAGAGGTATCGAGATGCCCCGCAGGCGCGAAGTCCCCAAGCGCAAGATCACTCCGGACCCGAAGTACAAGGACAAGCTCGTGGCGAAGTTCACGAACTCCCTGATGGTCGACGGCAAGAAGTCGATCGCCGAGGGCATCCTGTACGGTGCGTTCGACATCATCCAGGCGCGCTTCAAGGAGGACCCCCTCGAGGTGTTCCGCAAGGCGCTCGACAACGTGAAGCCCAAGCTCGAGGTGAAGAGCCGCCGCGTGGGTGGTGCCACCTATCAGGTCCCCGTCGAGGTGCGGCCGGAGCGTCGCGTGGCGCTCGCCATGCGCTGGCTCGTGTCCTACTCCCGCGCCCGTGGCGAGAAGACGATGCGTGAGCGCCTGGCTGCGGAGTTCGTCGACGCGGCACAGCTTCGTGGCAACGCCGTCAAGAAGAAGGACGACACTCACAAGATGGCGGAGGCGAACAAGGCCTTCGCTCACTATCGCTGGTGAGAGCCCGGCGGCAGCAGTTTTCGACCATCTGGAGAAGACGAACGGAAGCATGAACGAGACGACATAAGGATCGGGTTGCTCGAAGACGCTCAGCAACGGCGTCCCGCCCAACCGGCGGCAATCGCAGCACCCCGACACCCCTTCCGGAAATTAAGTGCCCCTCGAACGGTGAGGGAGCCGGTGGCCGGAAGGGGTTTCGTCTGTAACGCGACCCACTCCCTCATCGACACGGAAGAAAGACCACCATGGCCCGCGAAATCGCAATCGAACGCACCCGCAACATCGGCATCATGGCGCACATCGACGCCGGCAAGACGACCGTTACCGAGCGCGTGCTGTTCTACACGGGAATCACGCACAAGATCGGTGAGGTGCACGACGGCGCCGCCACCATGGACTGGATGGTGCAGGAGCAGGAGCGCGGGATCACGATTACCAGCGCTGCCACCAACTGCTTCTGGCAGCCGGCGCATGGCCCCAACGAGGGCAAGCGTCACCGCATCAACATCATCGACACTCCCGGCCACGTGGACTTCACCATCGAGGTGGAGCGCAGCCTGCGCGTGCTCGACGGCGCCGTGGCGGTGTTCGACGGTGGCAACGGCGTGGAGCCGCAGAGCGAGACGGTGTGGCGCCAGGCGGATCGCTACCGCGTTCCCCGCATCGCCTTCGTGAACAAGCTGGACAAGCTGGGCGCGGACTTCCAGATGAACCTGGACAGCATGCGCGATCGCCTTGGCTGCGTGCCGGTGCCGATTCAGTGGCCGGTGGGCCAAGAGGACCAGCACCGCGGCATGGTCGACCTCATTCGCATGCAGGCGGCCATCTTCGACGACGACACCCTGGGTGCGAACTTCGAGTGGAAGGCGATCCCGGAAGACCTGGTCGAGCACTGCAACGAGCTGCGCGAGGCGCTGATCGAGGCGTGCGCGGACGTGGACGACGAGATCATGGAGAAGTTCCTCGACGGCCGCGCCAGCGAGGTGACCGTCGACCAGATCCACGCAGCGCTCCGCAAGGGCACCTGCGAGTTCAAGTTCGTTCCGGTGCTGTGCGGCTCCGCCTTCAAGAACAAGGGCGTCCAGCTGTTGCTCGATGCCATCGTCAACTACCTGCCGTCGCCGATCGACGTGCCGGCGGTGGAAGGCGTCTCGCCCGACGACCCGGACAAGAAGGAGAAGCGCGAGGCCAAGGACGACGCCCCGTTCTCCGCGCTGGCGTTCAAGATCGCGAACGATCCCTACGTCGGCAACCTGACGTTCTTCCGGGTGTACTCCGGCATCCTCAACAGTGGCACCAGCGTGTTGAACGCCTCCCGCGGCAAGCGTGAGCGCATCGGCCGCATCCTCCGCATGCACGCCAACAAGCGTGAGGAGCTGAAGGACTGCCACGCCGGCAACATCTACGCGGCGGTCGGCCTACGAGACACCCGCACCGGCGACACCCTGTGCGACGAGAAGGCGCCGGTCGTGCTGGAGCAGATGACGTTCCCGGAGCCGGTGATCTCCGTGGCCATCGAGCCCAAGACCCAGGCGGACCTGGACAAGCTCGGCGTGAGCCTCGCCAAGCTCGCGTACGAGGATCCGTCCTTCCGCACCTTCACCAACGAAGAGACCGGTCAGACCATCATCGCCGGCATGGGTGAGCTCCACTTGGAGATCATCGTCGACCGCCTCAAGCGCGAGTTCAAGGTCGACTGCAACGTGGGCAAGCCCGAGGTGGCCTACCGCGAAGCGATCAACAAAGAGGTCGACGCCGAGGCCAAGTTCGTTCGTCAGAGCGGTGGCCACGGCCAATACGGCCACGTGAAGATCCGGCTCAAGCCCGCCGAGCGCGGCAAGGGCTTCGTGTTCGAGAACAAGATCGTCGGCGGTGTCATCCCGAAGGAGTTCATTCCTTCCGTGGAGAAGGGCATCCGCGAGGCGATGGGGCGCGGTGTGCTCGCCGGCTACCCGGTGATCGACATCCACGTGGAGCTGTACGACGGCACCTACCACGAGGTCGACTCCTCCGGTCCGGCCTTCGAGATCGCCGGCTCGCTGGCGTTCCAGGACGGCGCCAAGCGCGCTGGCCTGCACCTGCTCGAGCCCATGATGGCCGTCGAGGTGGTGACGCCGGAAGGCAACATGGGCGACGTCATCGGCGACCTCAACTCTCGTCGCGGCCGCATTCAGGGCATGAACGAGCGCGGCGCGAAGACTCAGGTGGTCACGGCAGAGGTGCCGCTGGCCACCATGTTCGGATACTCCACGGACCTCCGCAGCAAGACTCAGGGGCGCGCGACCTACACCATGCAGTTCGCGCACTACGAGCCGGTGCCCACGTCGGTCCAAGAAGAAATCGTCGCCAAGGTACGCGGTAGCTGAACAAGCGTAGGAACAGCGAAAGAGGAAAGCAGAAATGGCCAAGGAGAAATTCGTTCGTACGAAGCCCCACGTGAACGTGGGGACGATCGGTCACATCGACCATGGCAAGACCACGCTGACGGCCGCGCTGGTGAAGGTCCAGGCCAAGAAGGGGATGGCCAAGGAGATCAAGTACGCGGACATCGCGAAGGGCGGCATCGTTCGTGACGAAACGAAGACGGTGACGATCGCGGTATCGCACGTGGAGTACGAGACGGACGGGCGTCACTACGCGCACGTGGATTGCCCCGGCCACGCTGACTACATCAAGAACATGATCACCGGAGCTGCGCAGATGGACGGCGCGATCCTGGTGGTGAGCGCGCTGGACAGCGTGATGCCGCAGACGCGGGAGCACGTGCTGCTGGCGCGTCAGGTGGGTCTGAACCACATCATCGTGTTCCTGAACAAGTGCGACGCGGTGGAAGACGAAGAGATGCTGGACCTGGTGGAGATGGAGGTCCGGGAGCTGCTGTCGAAGTACAAGTTCGACGGGGACAACGCGAAGATCGTGCGTGGAGCCGCGCTTCCCGCGCTGAACGGCGAGGAGAAGTGGGAGAACACGATCACGGACCTCTTGAACGCGCTGGACACGGAGATTCCGGAGCCGACGCGCGAGGTGGACAAGCCGTTCCTGATGGCGGTGGAAGACGTGTTCTCGATCAAGGGTCGTGGCACGGTGGCGACGGGGCGCATCGAGCGCGGCGTCGTGCACGTGAACGACGAGGTGGAGATCATCGGCTTCGAGCGTGACAAGAAGACGGTGGTGACGGGCGTGGAGATGTTCCGCAAGCAGCTGGACGAGGGCCAGGCTGGGGACAACGTCGGTTGCCTGCTGCGCGGCGTGGACAAGGACCAGATCGAGCGCGGTCAGGTGATTGCAGCGCCCGGGAGCATCAAGCCGCACAAGAAGTTCTTGGGCGAGGTGTACGTGCTCAAGAAGGAAGAGGGAGGGCGTCACACGCCGTTCTTCACGAACTACCGACCGCAGTTCTACATCCGGACGACGGACGTGACCGGCTCGGTGCAGCTTCCCGAAGGCGTGAAGATGGTCATGCCGGGAGACAACATCACCATGGAGATCGAGCTGATCACGACCGTGGCTCTGGAGGAGCAGATGCGCTTCGCCATCCGCGAGGGCGGCCGCACCGTCGGTGCCGGCGTGGTCACCAAGATTCTCGAGTGAGAGGGGAGTCGCCGGGCCGCTGCCGACCATCGGCGGCGGCGCCGGCGCCCGCCGAGCGTTTGGCTTCGGCGGTTTGACTGAAGGATGAAAGTAGGAAGATGGCTGACGCGACCAAGATTCGGATTCGGCTCAAGGCCTTCGATCACCAGCTCCTCGACAAGTCCACTACGGACATCGTCGAGACGGCTCGCCGCACGGGTGCCCGTGTCGCGGGGCCGATTCCGCTGCCGACGTCGATTCGGCGCTACACCGTGCTGCGCGGTCCGCACGTCGACAAGAAGTCGCGCGAGCAGTTCGAGGTTCGCACGCACAAGCGGTTGATCGACATCCTCGAGCCCACCCCCCAAACTCTCGACGCCTTGATGAAGCTCGACCTTTCGGCGGGCGTCGACGTCGAAATCAAGAGCTGAGAGGGAGCCCATGGCAAAGCTCGACGTCTACAACCTCAAGCGCGAAAAGGTCGGTGAGCTGGAGCTCTCCGACGACGTGTTCGGCGCCGAGGTGAAGGATCATCTGTTGCACGAGGTCGTCGTGGCGCAGCTCGCGTCGCGGCGGGCAGGCACTCGCGCCGGCAAGGAGCGCTCCGCGGTGCGCGGTTCCGGCAAGAAGCTCTACAAGCAGAAGGGCACCGGACGCGCTCGTCACGGCGACATCAAGGGCCCCATCTTCGTGGGTGGCGGTCGCGCGCACCCGCCCAAGCCGCAGGATTGGTCTCAGAAGCCCCCGCGCCGCGTGCGCCTGGGAGCCCTGAAGAGCGCCCTGTCGCTGCTGGTCAAGGAAGGCCG
It includes:
- the rpsJ gene encoding 30S ribosomal protein S10, with the translated sequence MADATKIRIRLKAFDHQLLDKSTTDIVETARRTGARVAGPIPLPTSIRRYTVLRGPHVDKKSREQFEVRTHKRLIDILEPTPQTLDALMKLDLSAGVDVEIKS
- the fusA gene encoding elongation factor G, which gives rise to MAREIAIERTRNIGIMAHIDAGKTTVTERVLFYTGITHKIGEVHDGAATMDWMVQEQERGITITSAATNCFWQPAHGPNEGKRHRINIIDTPGHVDFTIEVERSLRVLDGAVAVFDGGNGVEPQSETVWRQADRYRVPRIAFVNKLDKLGADFQMNLDSMRDRLGCVPVPIQWPVGQEDQHRGMVDLIRMQAAIFDDDTLGANFEWKAIPEDLVEHCNELREALIEACADVDDEIMEKFLDGRASEVTVDQIHAALRKGTCEFKFVPVLCGSAFKNKGVQLLLDAIVNYLPSPIDVPAVEGVSPDDPDKKEKREAKDDAPFSALAFKIANDPYVGNLTFFRVYSGILNSGTSVLNASRGKRERIGRILRMHANKREELKDCHAGNIYAAVGLRDTRTGDTLCDEKAPVVLEQMTFPEPVISVAIEPKTQADLDKLGVSLAKLAYEDPSFRTFTNEETGQTIIAGMGELHLEIIVDRLKREFKVDCNVGKPEVAYREAINKEVDAEAKFVRQSGGHGQYGHVKIRLKPAERGKGFVFENKIVGGVIPKEFIPSVEKGIREAMGRGVLAGYPVIDIHVELYDGTYHEVDSSGPAFEIAGSLAFQDGAKRAGLHLLEPMMAVEVVTPEGNMGDVIGDLNSRRGRIQGMNERGAKTQVVTAEVPLATMFGYSTDLRSKTQGRATYTMQFAHYEPVPTSVQEEIVAKVRGS
- a CDS encoding tetratricopeptide repeat protein, translated to MATRSGSRSKRSRDLRGSGAIVALLLTSAIGCGSSRVDRVKAAQQTAEKEQTPEKLVARGKLFAQMGDQTRAGQYFSAALDAGAKPAEVLPLLMRTYIATSRFRNAIAVGEQYLKKFPRDSRLRFLVATLYLAIEEPEHAREHLDHILAQDMNNADAHYVLAVLLRDHGDYVGADQHFRQYLKLKPEGPHAEEARGSLLKSLP
- a CDS encoding CpaF family protein, with the translated sequence MIPKEVFEESLLEFFAPVRPFMEDPKVSEIMINGPDQVFIEKGGKLELTNVRFDSPDELVAALRNAAQFAGKFVDETRPILEGRLPDGSRLQAIIPPVAPGGPYIAIRRFFKDTLTVERLIGFGALTPEAAQALNAFVAAKLNIIIAGGTGSGKTSMLNALSAYIPDGERVVVIEDSKEVQLQRQHVVQLEARAPDPKGRGAVTIRDLFRATLRMRPDRVVIGEIRGGEALDIVQAMTSGHGGCMGTCHATYPRDTLTRLETMCMMSDIDMPLTAMRIQLASGINLIVQVSRLQDGSRKVTHITEVLGFDMESGKYQVQDIFRRTYQGLGPNGEIQSDFGPTGVIPECLEQLHEHGVDLPSVVYDAARQRGVDTGHRE
- the rplD gene encoding 50S ribosomal protein L4; protein product: MAKLDVYNLKREKVGELELSDDVFGAEVKDHLLHEVVVAQLASRRAGTRAGKERSAVRGSGKKLYKQKGTGRARHGDIKGPIFVGGGRAHPPKPQDWSQKPPRRVRLGALKSALSLLVKEGRMTVVDSIDLGEAKTKKLAGVLTALSADAKTLVVDDKGNEQLRLSIRNMKTNQFLPPEGVNVYDLLRHDHLVVSKGAAKALEARCLGSK
- a CDS encoding type II secretion system F family protein, whose protein sequence is MNAGYVFYRFLFIGTMAAALLIAVYALASAPSRVASRLGMRGLKRQRALEENELWAGIEPLVRWLGVRVSGIMSDDQHRALDKKLALAGDWLGITPEEFVGLSILSFFGGLTFGGVAGMMTDMGVVMVFVVGPIGGALPWMQMSGIAADRMKGINRGLPYAVDLIALAMSAGKDFPGALRQVVEKSSDPDDPLTEEFARILQELSIGRTRKMAMISFAERNPSDAVAEFVNSVVQAEEKGNPLADVLQIQAGMSRMRRSVNAEKAAAKAGVQMVGPLALVLICILALIMGPMMLKLGKYADEG
- a CDS encoding type II secretion system F family protein, coding for MGYTLLIKWGGILVLFLAIFVVAWALISDRQSFLLRHWARYCSYLERKLRLMFIFTPGRYVALGQVGAAFIVVAVHLAVNIPAWFLIVALIIGVPPFYIERMRQKRVLAIEGQFDGFLTALANALKATPSVSNSFVSVQPLLPSPIREEVELAVKEMRVGSTLDQALLNMGGRIASRQVDSGLSAILIGRQLGGDLPKILETTANSLREMIRLEGVVQSKTAEGKSQMWLLGLFPFFFAMALNGLQPGFFDPLKEPIMGWVIAGVAGIFWLGSVLWARAILSVDI
- a CDS encoding 30S ribosomal protein S12, producing the protein MPTIQQLIRRGRKAIKVKTASPALRSCPQKRGVCVRVYTITPKKPNSALRKVCRVRLTNGMEVTSYIPGEGHNLQEHSVVLIRGGRVKDLPGVRYHVVRGTLDASGAAGPSSTNKANRNRKRSKYGVKRPKQ
- the tuf gene encoding elongation factor Tu, translating into MAKEKFVRTKPHVNVGTIGHIDHGKTTLTAALVKVQAKKGMAKEIKYADIAKGGIVRDETKTVTIAVSHVEYETDGRHYAHVDCPGHADYIKNMITGAAQMDGAILVVSALDSVMPQTREHVLLARQVGLNHIIVFLNKCDAVEDEEMLDLVEMEVRELLSKYKFDGDNAKIVRGAALPALNGEEKWENTITDLLNALDTEIPEPTREVDKPFLMAVEDVFSIKGRGTVATGRIERGVVHVNDEVEIIGFERDKKTVVTGVEMFRKQLDEGQAGDNVGCLLRGVDKDQIERGQVIAAPGSIKPHKKFLGEVYVLKKEEGGRHTPFFTNYRPQFYIRTTDVTGSVQLPEGVKMVMPGDNITMEIELITTVALEEQMRFAIREGGRTVGAGVVTKILE
- the rpsG gene encoding 30S ribosomal protein S7, whose product is MPRRREVPKRKITPDPKYKDKLVAKFTNSLMVDGKKSIAEGILYGAFDIIQARFKEDPLEVFRKALDNVKPKLEVKSRRVGGATYQVPVEVRPERRVALAMRWLVSYSRARGEKTMRERLAAEFVDAAQLRGNAVKKKDDTHKMAEANKAFAHYRW